From Rutidosis leptorrhynchoides isolate AG116_Rl617_1_P2 chromosome 3, CSIRO_AGI_Rlap_v1, whole genome shotgun sequence, a single genomic window includes:
- the LOC139899264 gene encoding 1-aminocyclopropane-1-carboxylate oxidase homolog 1-like isoform X1 yields the protein MQSHYSVHRRFDLDRGYSEKTNREPTSITRVTVHIQPKKDCDFSLNMSPNSALQSQKSGTLMKISPVDSQDFHMAKTDFDRTKAGVKGLLDSGLLKIPKIFVHPPENLQNNASQDFIDQKIEVPVIDLKGFEGVNRAKTVAAIREASEVWGIFQLVNHGISFGVLEEVIDGIQRFHEQTREVKMEWYSREHVQPVRFYSNGDLYVSKAVNWRDSISCHYADGLLDPNALPQVCRVAIKNYMEKIMKLKDTLVELISEALGLDTDYLTNIDCMKTATLVCHYYPTCPQPDLTLGATKHSDPSFLTILLQDSIGGLQVLQHNQWVDVKPVKGALIVNIGDLMQLITNDKFKSVEHRVLAAPVGPRISAACFFYPSTANSSTPYGPIKELLSEVAAPKYRQTDLKEYMAHYRSKGLDGISSLSFFKV from the exons ATGCAATCCCACTACTCGGTTCACCGTAGGTTCGATCTTGACCGCGGTTACAGTGAAAAG ACGAATAGAGAACCGACAAGTATAACCCGAGTCACTGTCCACATCCAGCCAAAAAAAGATTGTGATTTCAGCTTGAATATGAGTCCAAACTCAGCCTTGCAAAGCCAAAAAAGTGGGACCCT CATGAAAATATCCCCTGTTGATAGTCAAGATTTTCATATGGCAAAAACAGATTTTGACCGAACAAAAGCCGGAGTCAAAGGACTTTTAGATTCCGGTTTACTAAAAATCCCGAAAATTTTCGTCCATCCACCTGAAAATCTACAAAATAACGCCTCTCAAGATTTTATCGATCAAAAAATTGAAGTCCCGGTGATAGATCTTAAAGGTTTTGAAGGTGTAAACCGAGCCAAGACTGTTGCTGCAATACGAGAAGCATCTGAAGTATGGGGAATATTCCAACTGGTTAACCATGGGATTTCGTTTGGTGTTTTAGAAGAGGTGATAGACGGAATACAACGTTTTCACGAGCAAACACGTGAGGTGAAAATGGAATGGTACTCGAGGGAGCACGTACAACCAGTAAGGTTTTACTCTAATGGAGATCTTTATGTATCGAAAGCTGTAAATTGGAGGGACTCCATATCTTGTCATTATGCTGATGGTTTACTTGATCCTAACGCGTTGCCACAAGTTTGCAG GGTAGCGATAAAGAATTACATGGAAAAGATCATGAAGCTGAAAGATACGTTAGTGGAGCTGATATCGGAGGCTTTAGGACTTGACACTGACTACCTTACAAATATCGATTGCATGAAAACCGCAACGCTTGTGTGCCATTACTATCCCACTTGCCCGCAGCCAGACTTGACTCTAGGAGCAACCAAGCACTCGGACCCATCTTTCCTGACCATTCTCCTTCAAGATAGTATTGGCGGGCTCCAGGTTCTTCAGCACAATCAATGGGTTGATGTGAAACCGGTCAAAGGGGCATTAATTGTAAATATTGGTGATCTTATGCAG CTCATCACCAATGACAAGTTCAAAAGTGTAGAACATCGGGTACTTGCTGCACCAGTTGGGCCGAGAATATCAGCTGCATGTTTCTTCTATCCAAGTACCGCCAATAGTTCTACACCGTATGGACCGATAAAGGAGCTGCTATCAGAAGTTGCTGCACCAAAATATCGGCAAACCGACCTTAAAGAATATATGGCTCACTATAGATCAAAAGGACTAGATGGTATCTCATCACTTTCTTTCTTTAAGGTGTAG
- the LOC139899264 gene encoding uncharacterized protein isoform X2, whose amino-acid sequence MGEKKKSATLLIRLVSAAGTGFFYVKKKNPRKIQTKFEFRKYDPRVNSHVLFTEAKMK is encoded by the coding sequence ATGGGAGAGAAGAAGAAGAGTGCAACATTGTTGATAAGACTGGTTTCAGCAGCAGGAACTGGCTTTTTCTATGTGAAGAAGAAGAATCCGAGAAAGATACAAACGAAGTTTGAATTCCGAAAGTATGATCCTCGTGTCAATAGTCACGTTCTTTTCACCGAGGCTAAGATGAAATAA